Proteins from one Rosa chinensis cultivar Old Blush chromosome 7, RchiOBHm-V2, whole genome shotgun sequence genomic window:
- the LOC112175958 gene encoding uncharacterized protein LOC112175958 has protein sequence MLHQYGKFLNGVVTLLKLENKPSGLASPSAGYIPLLLRAYEKVKTMGGILMWFLLVSIFHFFCNLEDWRKPRNWQKIFVCGIFSNSMKLWLLRVSVGVRHFTRDSISPSKADLLSIFELLKDVLARVSISEAENLWLMALKFFANQKHYFDKLVEISVRSLTKNGGNEQGFSLSAAIMHFVLQKDGVLHAREIYKRFIPLPHPGPALYRACIELESNLASISDKDSLINARKLYESALKTYDQDLSLWRDYYLMETKVSFSSLQTSTIKRTAISIFNKFVS, from the exons ATGCTCCACCAGTATGGGAAATTTTTGAATGGTGTTGTCACTCTtctaaaactagaaaacaagCCTTCTGGGTTAGCTAGTCCATCTGCTGGTTATATTCCTCTTCTTTTGAGGGCTTACGAAAAGGTTAAAACAATGGGGGGTATATTGATGTGGTTCTTGCTTGTCAGCATATTTCATTTCTTCTGCAACTTGGAAGACTGGAGGAAGCCCAGAAACTGGCAGAAAATCTTTGTTTGTGGAATATTTTCAAATTCAATGAAGTTATGGCTATTAAGAGTCTCTGTAGGTGTTAGACACTTTACAAGGGATTCCATTTCACCGAGTAAAGCTGACCTACTGTCCATCTTTGAACTTCTTAAAGATGTTTTGGCAAGAGTGTCCATTTCAGAAGCTGAGAACCTGTGGTTAATG GCCCTTAAATTCTTTGCAAATCAAAAACATTACTTTGACAAGTTAGTTGAGATTTCTGTTAGATCATTGACAAAAAATGGCGGCAATGAACAAGGATTTTCCCTCTCTGCTGCTATTATGCATTTTGTTCTTCAAAAGGATGGAGTACTACATGCTAGAGAGATATATAAACG CTTCATCCCTTTACCACACCCTGGACCTGCACTATATAGAGCCTGCATTGAATTGGAATCAAACCTTGCATCCATTAGTGACAAAGATAGCCTCATCAATGCCAGGAAATTATATGAATCTGCACTTAAAACTTATGACCAAGATTTGAGCTTATGGCGAGATTACTATTTGATGGAGACGAAGGTAAGCTTTAGCAGTTTACAAACATCTACTATAAAGAGAACTGCAATTTCCATTTTCAATAAAtttgtttcttaa